In a genomic window of Thiosocius teredinicola:
- a CDS encoding bifunctional nicotinamide-nucleotide adenylyltransferase/Nudix hydroxylase produces MSKSFDFLVFVGRFQPFHSGHLAVLREALGQSEHIIMLCGSARQPRTTRNPWSFNDIEAMVRGSLEQPEAQRVILSPLLDDPYNEDRWLGRVQSIVRDSIKASIGDRVARVGLVGLSEDGDRYYPRRFPQWVPVGIDSDNKVRGTAIREALFGMRAAPTPSGAAYLASPEAHSALPPAVRNQLVDYCATEAYTLIREEAEFVARYRSAWAEAPYPPVFVTVDAVVVQSGHILLVERRAQPGKGLWALPGGFLRGDETLEAACVRELRGETRLKVPAPVLRGSIRARRVFDWPYRSLRGRTITHVFQFELEPNTELPKVRGGDDARRAFWAPLADLGPERMYEDHYAIIQAMIG; encoded by the coding sequence ATGTCGAAGTCGTTTGATTTTCTGGTCTTTGTTGGTCGGTTCCAGCCGTTTCATTCCGGACACCTGGCGGTGCTGCGCGAGGCGCTGGGCCAGTCGGAACACATCATCATGCTTTGCGGTTCTGCGCGTCAGCCGCGCACGACCCGCAACCCCTGGTCATTCAACGATATCGAGGCAATGGTCCGCGGATCGTTGGAACAGCCTGAAGCGCAGCGTGTGATCCTCTCACCGTTGCTCGACGATCCCTACAACGAAGACCGTTGGCTGGGTCGCGTCCAGTCGATCGTTCGCGATTCGATCAAAGCCTCGATTGGCGATCGGGTTGCGCGCGTCGGCCTCGTCGGTCTGTCTGAAGATGGCGACAGGTATTACCCCAGGCGCTTCCCGCAATGGGTTCCGGTCGGCATCGACAGCGACAACAAGGTGCGTGGTACCGCCATTCGTGAGGCCTTGTTCGGCATGCGGGCAGCACCAACTCCTTCGGGTGCCGCCTATCTGGCGAGCCCCGAAGCACACAGCGCATTGCCGCCGGCGGTCAGGAATCAACTGGTCGATTACTGCGCGACAGAGGCCTACACGCTGATACGCGAAGAAGCTGAGTTCGTCGCGCGCTACCGCAGCGCTTGGGCCGAAGCGCCCTATCCACCCGTGTTCGTCACCGTGGATGCCGTGGTCGTACAATCCGGGCACATCCTGCTCGTCGAACGACGTGCGCAACCGGGTAAGGGGCTGTGGGCCCTGCCCGGGGGATTCCTTCGGGGTGATGAAACCCTGGAGGCGGCCTGTGTGCGGGAGCTTCGTGGAGAGACGCGTCTGAAGGTGCCGGCACCGGTGCTGCGTGGTTCGATCCGGGCTCGCCGGGTATTCGACTGGCCCTATCGTTCGTTGCGCGGTCGAACCATCACCCACGTGTTCCAGTTCGAACTCGAACCGAACACCGAGCTGCCCAAAGTGCGTGGTGGTGACGATGCGCGACGCGCCTTCTGGGCACCGCTTGCGGACCTGGG
- the glmS gene encoding glutamine--fructose-6-phosphate transaminase (isomerizing), whose translation MCGIVGAIAERNVVPILMEGLRRLEYRGYDSAGIAVRHPDARLQRIRSVGKVSELQNLLDQSAVEGNLGIAHTRWATHGMPAERNAHPHMSGEQVAIVHNGIIENHAALRADLQAAGFEFNSDTDTEVIAHLLAGLLAEGQSIADATRNAIQRLVGAYALAVISPDDPDHMVVTRAGSPLVIGVGVGEHFIASDVFALLPVTQRFIFLEEGDLAEIRRDGVSIFDAEGKAVEREIRTSQLSVSNAEKGPYRHYMLKEIFEQPGVIAETLEGRIHQGKLLEESFGHVAKELFDKTKAVQIIACGTSYHAGLVARYWLEEVGVPCQIEVASEFRYRKKLVSPDTLFVTISQSGETADTLAALREAKQSGYIGSLVVCNVPESSLVRESDVALMTRAGPEIGVASTKAFTTQLVALRLMTLALAKRRGLNAEQEKEWVDELQALPRQVEVVLKLSEAIEEMAQSFADMHNALFLGRGTFYPIAMEGALKLKEISYIHAEAYPAGELKHGPLALVDDRMPVVCALPDDPLLEKVLSNLQEVRARGGELFLFSDKKIKIPLDRYQNLTLDDICPGTAPIVYTIPLQLLSYHVAILKGTDVDQPRNLAKSVTVE comes from the coding sequence ATGTGCGGTATTGTTGGTGCGATCGCAGAGCGCAACGTTGTCCCCATCTTGATGGAGGGCTTACGCCGGCTTGAGTACCGGGGTTACGACTCGGCCGGTATCGCCGTGCGTCATCCGGATGCACGTCTACAGCGCATCCGTTCGGTCGGAAAAGTCTCCGAGCTGCAAAACCTGTTGGACCAAAGTGCCGTCGAGGGCAATCTCGGTATCGCCCACACGCGTTGGGCGACACACGGCATGCCGGCCGAGCGCAACGCCCACCCGCACATGAGCGGCGAGCAGGTTGCGATCGTGCATAACGGCATCATCGAGAATCACGCCGCGCTGCGAGCCGACCTGCAGGCCGCAGGCTTCGAATTCAACTCGGATACCGACACCGAAGTCATCGCCCATCTCCTGGCGGGGCTGTTGGCTGAAGGCCAAAGCATCGCCGACGCCACGCGCAATGCGATCCAACGTTTGGTCGGTGCCTATGCGCTTGCGGTCATCAGCCCGGACGACCCTGACCACATGGTCGTTACCCGCGCCGGTAGTCCCCTGGTCATTGGTGTGGGCGTCGGCGAACACTTTATCGCTTCCGATGTATTCGCCCTGCTGCCGGTTACCCAACGTTTCATCTTTCTTGAAGAGGGCGACCTTGCCGAGATCCGGCGCGACGGGGTCAGCATCTTCGATGCCGAAGGCAAAGCTGTTGAGCGTGAAATACGCACCAGCCAGCTTTCCGTGTCCAATGCCGAGAAGGGTCCATATCGGCACTACATGCTCAAGGAGATCTTCGAGCAGCCCGGCGTGATCGCCGAAACCCTCGAAGGCCGTATCCACCAGGGCAAGTTGCTCGAAGAAAGCTTCGGCCACGTCGCCAAAGAACTGTTCGATAAGACCAAGGCCGTGCAGATCATCGCCTGCGGCACCAGCTACCATGCCGGTCTGGTGGCGCGATACTGGTTGGAAGAGGTCGGCGTACCCTGCCAGATCGAGGTTGCGAGCGAGTTTCGTTATCGCAAAAAGCTCGTCTCGCCCGACACCTTGTTCGTCACGATCTCGCAGTCCGGTGAAACGGCGGACACGCTGGCGGCGTTGCGCGAAGCTAAGCAGTCCGGTTACATCGGCAGCCTCGTCGTCTGCAACGTCCCCGAGAGTTCCTTGGTGCGCGAGTCCGACGTCGCCTTGATGACCCGCGCCGGGCCCGAGATTGGCGTCGCATCAACCAAGGCGTTCACAACCCAGCTCGTCGCGCTACGCCTGATGACCCTCGCATTGGCCAAGCGTCGCGGCTTGAACGCTGAACAGGAAAAAGAATGGGTCGACGAGTTGCAGGCACTGCCGCGCCAGGTCGAAGTCGTTCTGAAACTGAGCGAAGCCATCGAAGAAATGGCGCAGTCTTTTGCCGATATGCACAACGCGCTGTTCCTCGGCCGTGGCACCTTCTACCCGATTGCCATGGAAGGCGCATTGAAGCTCAAAGAAATCTCGTACATCCATGCCGAGGCCTATCCGGCTGGCGAACTCAAACATGGGCCCTTGGCGTTGGTCGACGACCGCATGCCGGTGGTGTGCGCCTTGCCTGACGATCCGTTGCTCGAAAAGGTGCTGTCCAACCTGCAAGAGGTGCGCGCACGCGGCGGCGAACTATTCCTGTTCAGTGACAAGAAGATCAAGATCCCGCTCGACCGCTATCAGAACCTGACGTTGGACGATATCTGCCCGGGTACCGCGCCGATCGTGTACACGATTCCGCTGCAGCTGTTGTCGTATCACGTGGCGATTCTGAAAGGTACCGACGTCGATCAGCCGCGTAACCTGGCCAAATCGGTAACCGTCGAATAA
- the glmU gene encoding bifunctional UDP-N-acetylglucosamine diphosphorylase/glucosamine-1-phosphate N-acetyltransferase GlmU yields the protein MSLGVVILAAGQGTRMKSALPKVLHRLADKPLLGHVIDCARALDPAEIVVVYGHGGDAVRQAFADHDDLRWAEQAEQLGTGHAVAQAMPQLERASQVLVLYGDVPLTRVETLRTLIDETGQGFGLLTVTLADPTGYGRIVRNDGGRVQRIVEQKDAGNEELAIDEVNTGIMCLPRDALARWLSGLSNANAQGEYYLTDVLEMAVGDGFDVQVHQPASPVEAEGVNNRLQLATLERAYQQHCATQLMLNGVTLRDPARIDVRGRVEHGKDIEIDINVVLEGDIQLGNNVTIGANCVLRNVRIADDVMIQPNCVLEEAIVGPGSTIGPFARLRPGAELVGGAHIGNFVEIKKSIVGQGSKVNHLSYVGDATIGAGVNVGAGTITCNYDGANKHRTVIEDNAFIGSNTALVAPVTVGAGATIGAGSVISKNAPDEKLTLTRAKQLSLNWQRPTKKNK from the coding sequence ATGAGTCTTGGCGTTGTGATTCTCGCGGCCGGTCAGGGTACGCGGATGAAGTCCGCCCTGCCGAAGGTGTTGCACCGTCTCGCGGACAAGCCGCTGTTGGGTCACGTGATCGATTGCGCACGCGCCCTCGATCCGGCTGAGATCGTTGTTGTCTACGGTCACGGCGGCGATGCCGTTCGCCAAGCCTTCGCCGATCATGACGATCTACGCTGGGCCGAGCAAGCCGAACAACTCGGCACCGGCCACGCCGTTGCGCAGGCTATGCCTCAACTCGAACGCGCAAGCCAAGTGCTTGTCCTGTACGGCGATGTACCGCTCACGCGCGTCGAGACACTGCGAACCTTGATTGACGAAACCGGCCAGGGGTTCGGCTTGCTTACCGTGACGCTTGCGGATCCGACCGGTTACGGCCGGATCGTGCGTAACGACGGCGGGCGTGTGCAGCGCATCGTCGAACAAAAGGATGCGGGTAACGAGGAGTTGGCCATCGACGAAGTCAACACCGGCATCATGTGCTTGCCGCGCGACGCCCTCGCCCGTTGGCTCAGCGGCCTGTCGAATGCCAATGCACAAGGCGAGTACTATCTGACCGATGTGTTGGAGATGGCAGTCGGCGACGGTTTCGATGTGCAGGTACATCAACCCGCCTCGCCGGTCGAAGCCGAGGGTGTCAACAATCGCTTGCAACTCGCCACGCTTGAACGCGCTTACCAACAGCATTGCGCCACACAGCTGATGCTGAATGGCGTTACCTTGCGTGACCCGGCGCGCATCGATGTTCGCGGCCGCGTTGAACACGGCAAGGACATCGAAATCGACATCAATGTCGTCCTCGAGGGCGACATTCAGCTCGGCAACAACGTGACCATCGGCGCCAACTGCGTACTGCGCAATGTGCGCATCGCCGACGACGTCATGATCCAGCCGAACTGTGTGCTCGAAGAGGCCATTGTCGGGCCAGGAAGCACGATCGGTCCGTTCGCGCGACTGCGCCCCGGGGCCGAGCTGGTCGGCGGCGCGCACATCGGCAACTTCGTCGAAATCAAGAAGTCGATCGTCGGCCAGGGCTCCAAGGTGAATCATCTGAGCTACGTTGGCGACGCGACCATCGGTGCCGGCGTGAACGTGGGCGCCGGCACGATCACCTGCAACTACGACGGTGCCAACAAACACCGTACGGTGATTGAAGACAACGCCTTTATCGGGTCGAACACGGCACTGGTTGCTCCGGTTACCGTCGGCGCCGGCGCGACGATCGGCGCAGGATCGGTGATCAGCAAGAATGCGCCGGATGAGAAGCTGACACTGACGCGCGCCAAGCAACTCAGTTTGAACTGGCAACGGCCGACCAAGAAGAACAAGTAG
- a CDS encoding FKBP-type peptidyl-prolyl cis-trans isomerase, with protein MSDDIIKPGKYVALTYGIEDEAGQVIEQHDIPLGFVYGSDTELIGDMDKAVAGKRAGDEVVVHVPPEKGFGEHDPSLTFTDEIDNVPPQFRELGAEVQMQNEEGEMKTFFVTRIEDGYLTVDGNHPLAGKDLTVRVKITEVRDAKPGEEQVSGIHAVEMPGHPTLN; from the coding sequence ATGAGCGACGACATCATCAAGCCCGGCAAATATGTAGCTTTGACCTACGGCATCGAAGATGAGGCGGGGCAAGTCATCGAACAGCACGATATCCCGCTGGGATTCGTGTACGGCAGCGACACCGAGCTGATCGGCGACATGGACAAAGCGGTCGCCGGTAAGCGTGCAGGTGACGAGGTTGTAGTCCATGTGCCGCCGGAAAAGGGTTTCGGAGAACACGATCCAAGCCTGACCTTCACCGACGAGATCGATAACGTCCCTCCGCAGTTTCGCGAGCTCGGCGCCGAGGTGCAGATGCAGAACGAGGAAGGTGAGATGAAGACCTTCTTCGTCACGCGTATCGAGGACGGCTATCTGACCGTCGATGGCAATCATCCGTTGGCCGGTAAGGATCTTACGGTTCGCGTGAAGATCACCGAGGTACGGGATGCCAAGCCAGGCGAAGAACAGGTTTCAGGCATCCATGCGGTCGAGATGCCGGGCCACCCCACTCTCAACTAA
- a CDS encoding F0F1 ATP synthase subunit epsilon: MAMTIHVDIVSAEGHLFSGQGEMIYAPAVMGEIGIAPRHAPLVTQLKPGEVRVDPGSGKPQEHFYVSGGMIEVQPFKVTVLADTGIRAADLDEAAAQDAKRRAEDALANNAADIDLAKAQVELAEAVAQLRAIERLRKTR; this comes from the coding sequence ATGGCAATGACCATTCACGTCGACATCGTAAGCGCCGAAGGCCATCTCTTTTCCGGACAGGGAGAGATGATCTACGCGCCGGCCGTGATGGGCGAAATCGGTATCGCGCCTCGCCACGCGCCGCTCGTCACCCAATTGAAGCCGGGTGAAGTGCGGGTCGATCCGGGCAGCGGCAAACCGCAGGAACATTTCTATGTCTCTGGCGGGATGATCGAGGTACAGCCGTTCAAGGTCACGGTACTGGCTGACACCGGTATCCGGGCTGCAGACCTGGACGAGGCCGCGGCCCAGGACGCCAAGCGTCGCGCCGAGGACGCCCTCGCCAACAATGCGGCGGATATCGATCTGGCCAAGGCGCAGGTCGAACTGGCAGAGGCGGTGGCCCAGCTGCGCGCCATCGAGCGGTTGCGCAAGACCCGGTAA
- the atpD gene encoding F0F1 ATP synthase subunit beta, giving the protein MSTGNVVEIIGAVVDVQFPRGEMPKVYDALKIDSVGLTLEVQQQLGDGVVRTIAMGSTDGLKRGVEVANTGAAISVPVGQATLGRIMDVLGNPVDEAGPIGTEDRMPIHRKAPELEDQAATTEILETGIKVIDLIMPISKGGKVGLFGGAGVGKTVTLMELIRNIAVEHSGFSVFAGVGERTREGNDFYHEMSEGGVLDKVALVYGQMNEPPGNRLRVALTGLTMAEYFRDEGRDVLMFVDNIYRYTLAGTEVSALLGRMPSAVGYQPTLAEEMGVLQERITSTKTGSITSFQAVYVPADDLTDPSPATTFAHLDATLVLSRQVAELGIYPAVDPLDSTSRILDPHVVGQEHYEVARGVQGVLQRYKELKDIIAILGMDELSEDDKLVVQRARKIQRFLSQPFFVAEVFTGAPGKYVTLKETIANFKAILAGEYDHLPEQAFYMCGNVDEAVAKAEKS; this is encoded by the coding sequence ATGAGCACGGGTAATGTCGTGGAAATTATCGGCGCCGTTGTGGACGTTCAGTTCCCGCGCGGTGAAATGCCGAAGGTTTACGATGCACTGAAGATCGATTCGGTCGGCCTTACGCTGGAAGTGCAGCAGCAGCTGGGTGACGGCGTTGTACGAACCATCGCGATGGGTTCCACCGATGGTCTGAAGCGTGGTGTCGAAGTGGCCAACACCGGTGCCGCCATCTCGGTGCCCGTCGGTCAGGCAACCCTGGGTCGCATCATGGACGTTCTCGGCAACCCGGTTGACGAGGCCGGCCCGATCGGCACTGAAGATCGCATGCCGATCCACCGCAAGGCGCCTGAACTTGAAGACCAGGCAGCGACCACCGAGATCCTCGAAACCGGCATCAAGGTCATCGACCTGATCATGCCGATCTCCAAAGGCGGTAAGGTTGGCCTGTTCGGGGGTGCTGGTGTAGGTAAGACCGTAACCCTGATGGAGCTGATCCGTAACATCGCGGTCGAGCACTCGGGCTTCTCGGTATTCGCCGGTGTCGGTGAGCGTACTCGTGAAGGTAACGACTTCTACCACGAGATGTCCGAAGGTGGCGTACTCGATAAGGTAGCCCTGGTTTACGGCCAGATGAACGAGCCGCCCGGCAACCGTCTGCGCGTCGCACTGACCGGCCTGACCATGGCGGAATACTTCCGTGATGAAGGCCGCGACGTTCTGATGTTCGTCGACAACATCTACCGTTACACCCTCGCCGGTACCGAGGTATCCGCACTGCTCGGTCGTATGCCGTCGGCAGTAGGCTACCAGCCGACCCTGGCTGAAGAGATGGGTGTACTGCAGGAGCGCATCACCTCGACCAAGACCGGCTCGATCACGTCATTCCAGGCCGTATACGTTCCCGCGGATGACTTGACCGACCCGTCGCCGGCAACCACCTTCGCTCACTTGGACGCCACCCTCGTACTGTCGCGTCAGGTCGCGGAACTGGGTATCTACCCCGCGGTAGACCCGCTCGACTCGACCTCGCGTATCCTCGACCCGCACGTTGTTGGTCAGGAGCATTACGAAGTGGCTCGTGGCGTACAGGGTGTACTGCAGCGCTATAAGGAACTGAAGGACATCATCGCGATTCTGGGTATGGACGAACTGTCGGAAGACGACAAACTGGTCGTTCAGCGCGCTCGTAAGATCCAGCGCTTCCTGTCGCAGCCGTTCTTCGTTGCTGAAGTGTTCACCGGCGCGCCCGGCAAGTACGTCACGCTGAAAGAGACCATCGCCAACTTCAAGGCGATCCTGGCCGGCGAATACGACCACCTGCCGGAACAGGCCTTCTACATGTGCGGCAACGTCGACGAAGCCGTCGCCAAAGCCGAGAAGAGCTGA
- the atpG gene encoding F0F1 ATP synthase subunit gamma codes for MAGAKEIRTKIASVKSTQKITSAMEMVAASKMRKAQDRMQATRPYAEKMRQVIGHVALANPEYKHPFMHAREVKRIGFIIVSSDRGLCGGLNSNLFRRLLREIRTLRDAGTEIEFCTIGTKALGFFRRVGGKVAAQITHLGDAPHIDDLVGTVKVMLDAYMAGEIDEIRIAYNDFVNTMTQKPTIEQLVPLAAGDDAEQLKHHWDYIYEPGSKEVLDGLLTRYIESLVYQAVVENSASEQAARMVAMKSATDNAGNLIDELQLIYNKARQAAITQEISEIVGGAAAVSS; via the coding sequence ATGGCAGGCGCTAAAGAAATCCGCACAAAGATTGCCTCCGTCAAAAGTACTCAGAAGATCACGAGTGCGATGGAGATGGTCGCGGCGTCCAAGATGCGCAAGGCGCAGGATCGGATGCAGGCTACCCGCCCGTATGCCGAAAAGATGCGTCAGGTTATCGGCCACGTTGCGCTGGCGAATCCGGAATACAAGCACCCGTTCATGCATGCGCGTGAGGTCAAGCGGATCGGTTTCATTATCGTTTCGTCCGACCGCGGACTGTGTGGTGGTCTGAACAGCAACCTGTTCCGTCGCCTGTTGCGCGAGATCCGTACCTTGCGTGATGCCGGCACCGAGATCGAGTTCTGCACCATCGGTACCAAGGCGCTGGGCTTCTTCCGTCGCGTCGGCGGCAAGGTTGCGGCGCAGATCACCCATCTGGGCGACGCACCGCACATCGACGACCTGGTCGGTACGGTCAAGGTCATGCTCGATGCCTACATGGCCGGCGAAATCGACGAGATCCGTATCGCGTACAACGACTTCGTCAACACGATGACGCAGAAGCCGACCATCGAACAGCTGGTTCCGTTGGCAGCGGGTGACGACGCCGAACAGCTCAAGCACCACTGGGACTACATCTACGAGCCGGGCTCGAAAGAAGTCCTCGACGGTCTGCTGACCCGTTACATCGAATCGCTGGTTTACCAGGCGGTTGTCGAGAACAGCGCCAGTGAACAGGCAGCGCGAATGGTGGCGATGAAGTCCGCAACCGACAACGCCGGCAACCTGATCGATGAACTGCAGCTGATTTACAACAAGGCCCGTCAGGCAGCCATCACCCAGGAGATCTCCGAGATCGTGGGCGGCGCCGCGGCTGTATCGTCGTAA
- the atpA gene encoding F0F1 ATP synthase subunit alpha, with protein MQLNPSEISELIKSKIEKFDLTSEAHNEGTVVSVTDGIVRIHGLADVMSYEMLEFPGNTYGLALNLERDSVGAVVLGDYKHISEGDSVKCTGRVLEVPIGPQLLGRVVDALGRPMDGKGPINADLSAPIEAIAPGVIERKSVDQPVQTGIKAIDAMVPIGRGQRELIIGDRQTGKSAIAIDAIINQKGTGVKCIYVAVGQKNSTVAALVRKLEEHDAMDHTIIVSAPAADSAAMQFIAPYSGCTMGEYFRDRGEDALIIYDDLTKQAWAYRQVSLLLRRPPGREAYPGDVFYLHSRLLERAARVNADYVEKFTNGEVKGQTGSLTALPIIETQAGDVSAFVPTNVISITDGQIFLESDLFAAGLRPAINAGLSVSRVGGSAQTKIIKKLGGGVRLALAQYRELAAFSQFASDLDEATRKQLERGQRVTELMKQQQYSPLSIADMAISLFAANEGYLDDVDVNKVVDFEAALHSYMAAHQADLVAKVNAEGDWNDDLESAFHDALKDFKANNTW; from the coding sequence ATGCAACTGAATCCCTCCGAGATCAGCGAGCTGATCAAGAGCAAGATCGAGAAATTCGATCTCACTTCTGAAGCTCACAACGAAGGCACCGTGGTTTCCGTAACCGACGGTATCGTCCGCATCCACGGCCTGGCAGATGTCATGTCTTACGAGATGCTGGAATTCCCCGGCAACACCTACGGCCTGGCGCTCAACCTCGAGCGTGACTCGGTCGGTGCGGTTGTTCTGGGTGACTACAAACACATCTCGGAAGGCGATTCGGTCAAGTGTACCGGTCGCGTACTCGAAGTGCCGATCGGCCCGCAGCTGCTCGGCCGCGTCGTCGACGCGCTGGGTCGTCCAATGGACGGCAAAGGCCCGATCAATGCCGACCTGTCGGCGCCGATCGAAGCCATCGCGCCTGGCGTTATCGAGCGTAAATCGGTCGACCAGCCGGTGCAGACCGGTATCAAGGCTATCGACGCCATGGTGCCGATCGGCCGCGGCCAGCGCGAGCTGATCATCGGCGACCGTCAGACCGGTAAGTCGGCCATCGCAATCGACGCGATCATCAACCAGAAAGGCACCGGCGTTAAGTGTATCTACGTCGCCGTCGGTCAGAAGAACTCGACCGTTGCCGCGCTGGTACGCAAGCTCGAAGAGCACGATGCGATGGATCACACCATCATCGTTTCGGCGCCGGCTGCCGACTCGGCCGCGATGCAGTTCATCGCGCCGTACTCCGGTTGCACCATGGGTGAGTACTTCCGCGACCGCGGCGAAGATGCTCTGATCATCTATGATGACTTGACCAAGCAGGCCTGGGCCTACCGCCAGGTATCGCTGCTGCTGCGTCGTCCGCCGGGTCGTGAAGCCTACCCGGGTGACGTCTTCTACCTGCACTCGCGTCTGCTTGAGCGTGCAGCTCGCGTCAACGCCGACTATGTCGAGAAGTTCACCAACGGTGAAGTCAAAGGCCAGACCGGTTCATTGACCGCGCTGCCGATCATCGAGACCCAGGCTGGTGACGTATCGGCGTTCGTACCGACCAACGTTATCTCGATCACCGACGGTCAGATCTTCCTCGAATCGGATCTGTTCGCTGCAGGTCTGCGTCCGGCCATCAACGCCGGTTTGTCGGTCTCGCGTGTCGGTGGTTCGGCCCAGACCAAGATCATCAAGAAGCTGGGTGGCGGTGTACGTCTGGCACTCGCTCAGTACCGCGAACTGGCAGCGTTCTCGCAGTTCGCGTCTGACCTTGACGAAGCTACCCGTAAGCAGCTCGAGCGCGGTCAGCGTGTAACCGAGCTGATGAAGCAGCAGCAGTATTCGCCGCTGTCGATTGCCGACATGGCGATCTCGCTGTTCGCCGCCAACGAGGGTTACCTCGATGATGTTGACGTCAACAAGGTCGTCGATTTCGAAGCGGCGCTGCACAGCTACATGGCAGCACACCAGGCCGACCTGGTTGCCAAGGTGAATGCTGAAGGTGACTGGAATGACGACCTTGAGTCGGCTTTCCACGACGCTTTGAAAGACTTCAAGGCCAACAACACCTGGTAA